Genomic DNA from Candidatus Krumholzibacteriia bacterium:
CGCGGTCTCGCCGTGGCTCCGGGCTTCATCAACATGCTGAGCTGGGCCACGGAGTCGCTCATCGCCGACGGCAGAGCCCAGAGCGACATCCGTCAAGGCGTGACGCTCGAGATCTTCGGCGAGGGCTGGTCCATGGGACCGCTGAACGAGACGATGAAGAAGGAGGTCGTGGAGGAGCAGGGGGATATCAAGTACGACGTGACCTGGACGACGCTGGGCGAATACCTGGAGTCTCTGGTGCAGCGCGGCATCTCGCCCAACGTGGCCTCCTTCGTCGGCGCGACGACGGTGCGCATCCATGTCCTGGGACACGAGGACCGGCCGCCCACGCCGGCGGAGCTCGTGACCATGCAGGAACTGGTGCGACAAGCGATGCGCGAAGGTGCTCTGGGAGTGGGTTCGTCGCTCATCTATGCCCCGGCCTTCTACGCCAAGACGGAGGAACTCGTGGCCCTGGCGCAGGCGGCCGGGGAGTCCGGCGGCATGTACATCTCGCACTTGCGGAGCGAGGGGAACCGCTTGCTGGAAGCGGTGGACGAGATCATACGCATCGCGCGCGAGGCCCATGTTCCCGCCGAGATCTACCACTTGAAGGCAGCGGGCCGGGAGAACTGGGGGAAGCTCGACGAAGTGGTGCAGCGGCTGGAGAAAGGTCGTGCCGAGGGGCTCCGTCTCACCGCCGACATGTACACCTACACCGCGGGTGCCACGGGTCTCGACGCTGCCATGCCGCCTTGGACCAAAGAGGGAGGGCACAAGGCCTGGGTGGCTCGCCTTCGCGATCCGGCGCTGCGGGCGCGCATCGGGCGGGAGATGCTGACGCCCACCGATGCCTGGGAGAACTTCTTCCTCGCCGCGGGACCGGAGCAGATGCTGCTCGTGGCATTCAAGAACGACGCGCTCAAGCCCCTCACCGGCAAGACGCTTGCCGAGGTGGCGGCGGCGCGAGGCAAGTCGCCGGAAGAAACCGCCATGGATCTCGTGGTCGAGGACGACAGCCGCGTCGGCACCATCTACTTCCTGATGTCGGAGGAGAACGTGCGCCAGGAACTGGCGCTGTCCTGGGTGAGCTTCGGTTCGGACGAAGCGGCGCCGGCGAACGAGGGCGTCTTCCTTCTCTCCAATCCGCACCCGCGGGCCTACGGCAACTTCGCTCGCCTGCTCGGGAAGTACGTGCGCGACGAGAAGGTGGTGCCGCTGGAGGCAGCGATCCGCCGCTTGACGGCGCTGCCAGCGGCGAACCTCGGTCTCCGCCGCCGCGGCAGCTTGCAGCCCGGCTTCCTCGCCGACATCGTGGTGTTCGACCCGGCGAGCATCGCCGATCACGCCACCTTCGAAAAGCCGCACCAATATGCGACGGGGATGCGCCACGTCTTCGTCAACGGCGTCCAGGTCCTGGCCGGCGGGGAGCACACCGGTGCCAAGCCGGGCCGGGTGGTGCGCGGCCAGGGCTGGCGCCCGGCGTCGTGAGCGACCACACTCGACTCGGGACGGGCGTGGTGCGGAGCTTTCAGTACTCGAAGGAGTTCGAACAACTCATCACCGAACTCGCCCAGGAGAAGGCTTCCTGGCCGAATCGACCTCTCTATCTGGCGGCGAATCTGGGTGGTCCCGGAAGCCGGCTGGTGGAATTCGCCACCAAGACCGTCCCGGAGATCGAATTCCACTGTGGCACCCTGGAGCGCCAGACGGTCCTCGACTTCGGTTGCGGCACCGGGGCGACGACGGTGGCGCTCGCGGAACGTTGTCCCCAGGTGCTTGCCTTCGACATCGATGCGAAACGAGTGGAGATCTGCAAACGCCGGCTGGAAGAGCACGGTCTCGCCGCCCGGGTGCGCTTCGTGGCTGGTGTCGACGTGGCGGATCTGCAGCAGGAGATGGAGGGACTCGCTCTCGATCTCGTGCTCCTGAATGGCGTGCTCGAGCATGTGCCGCTGACGCGGCACGGGTTGCGCCGGCGGATCCTGCGCACATTGTTCGAGATGTTGCGGCCGCGCGGGCACCTGTTCATCAACGACACGCCGAATCGTCTCATTCCGGTGGATCAGCACACGACGCAGCTCTGGTGGATCCCGTGGACGCGGCCCGGCTCCGAGTGGGCTTTCCGTCACGCGTTCCGGAAGGGGAGGCTGGGGAGCGAGCCACCTTCGGGCGGTCCGCGAGAGATGGAGGAAGCCGGGGCCTGGGGCGCGACCTACTGGGAAATCACGGGATACCTGGAGGGCCTCCCCTGGGAATGCCTCAATGTCCGCGCCGGTCATGACCGGCACATCCGTTGCCGGCCGGCAGGGTGCAACCGGAAACGAGATCTGTTCGAGGCCCTCTTGTACCCATGGGCCGTCCGTCTCGGGCGCGTACCGCTCACTGCCTTCACACCGGATCTGACCAATCTGGTCATTCGAAAGCGCGAGGGTCGGGCAGGATAAAGCCCTGCTCCATGCTGTGAGGCCGCTTGTATCGATGTGGACATCCCGTCAAGCGTCGCTCACGCCCATGCCCTCATGTGGGCGCGCGAGGTGCTCCGAGTTTCGAACCGGTCCAGACGGAGAGATCAACGCTCTCTCCAGATTCTGGCGAGCAACGCCGAGCCAACTCCCGAGACTCCGCTCAGAATAGTCAAGGAAACGACTACTGCACCTTCGAGCAACCACTGCGGCGGGTTACTTAACAACACGAGAGCGAGCCAAAGCGCTCCCACCAGCAGACCACTCACCGCGCCCCGGGCGCCGGACCGGGGAAATGACATCTCATCGAGTCCGCGACGGCCGTCTGCAATCCCCGCCACTGCGGAGAACATCGCACCGCAGAGGAAACCCGCGTACAACGGTCCCCCGATCCACTCAGGCTCCAACTCACCCACCATCAGCCACCCAGCTAGCGAACCAACTGGTACCCATGCCGCAGCCCAGGCCAGACCCATCACCCCGGCACGGCCAATTCGACCAAGCCATTTCTTCATTAGCGGGTCCGTTTTGTTTACATAGCAAAGTACTTCACCTGGTAAAGTACCTACCCCCTGTCATCCTGTCAAGGGACTTGGCCGCGAATGGCATCCGCCCTGGGCCGGCCTGATGTGCCTTGCGGACGATGATGGTGAGGGAGCCGGGGGTCGAGGCCCTTCCAGGCGAAGTAGGTGCTCTCGGCACGGCGCTTGTCGTACTCCTCCGAGTAGAGCCGCAGCGTTTTGACGAAGTCGGGACGGGCTGTCCGTAGCCGCGCCGAGCTCGGAGAAGGCGCCGAGCGTTGCAGTGGCGACACCTAAGGCAACCCATCTACAAAGCCGCATGTTCTTCTCCGAGGGACTGGCAGCGAGTCGAACTTGCAGACGGGCACAGCAGCCGCACTGTTACATCCGCCGAGCCGCCTTCTGTTCGATAGCGGACAGTGTGTCCGGGAGCGCGCACTCGAACCCCCACCTGGCAGTGTCAACTGACATGACTGCAGTCGATTCCATGTGCGCACGAGGATTGCTGAGCAGGCCTCGGGAGGATAGCCATGGACCGCCCGATCGATCCACGAGTGCGCCGGAGCCGGCGACTGCGTCTCGCCCTACGGGTGGTTGGTGTCGTCCTCGGCCTCGCCGTCCTGGCGTTACTCCTCGCTGGTTGGGCGCGCCCGTCGGTGCGGCGCCAAGGGATCCGCACCGCCGTCGTCGCCCGCGGACCCTTGGAAGCGACGGTGACCGCCTCGGGGACGGTGGTTCCCGAGCACGAGCAAGTGCTTTCCTCACCCCTCGACACGCGGCTGCTCGAGGTGCTCGTACCGCCCGGCACTGCGGTCCAGCAAGGCCAGGCGCTGGTGCGCCTCGATGTAGGCGAGGCCACGCTAGCGCTGGAAAAGCTGGGCGAACAGATCGCGCTCAAGCACGTCGAGAGCCAGAGCGAGAGCATCGCCACCCGTCAGACCCTGACGGATCTGCAGGCGCAGCGTGACATCCGCAAGCTGGAGGTGGAAAGCGCCAGCCTCACCGTCGAGCGCAACCAGGCTCTGTTCGATAAGGGCATCGTCTCGGGGAACGACCTGAGGGCGGCGCAGATGGAATTGGAGAAAGCGCGACTCGAGCTGCGACGCCTGGAGGAAAACGTGCAGCAAACGGGGCGGGCGTCGGCGGCCCGACTGCACAAGCTGGAGCTGGAGCGCAGCATCCTCGGCAAGGAACGGGACGAAGCCGCCCGGCTGCTCGAACTCGCCACCGCCCGGGCCGACCGGGACGGCGTCCTCACCTACGTGCTGCAGGACGAGGGGGCGAGCGTGCACCGCGGTGACGTGATCGCCCGCGTCGCGGACCTCGGCTCCTTCCGCATCGAGACCCGAGTGCCCGACGTGCGCGCCACGAGCCTCGCCACCGGCATGGCGGCACGGGTCGCTCTCGGCGACACGATCCTGGACGGGCAGGTGTCTCGCATCCTCCCGGAAGTGGAGAACGGGACGATCACGGTCCTGGTGGACCTCATGCAACGAACGCATGCGGGGCTGCGGCCCAACCGCCGCGTCGACGTGCACCTGGTCACGGCGCGGACGGAGGGCACGCTCTGCGTCGCCCGCGGTCCGGTGGTGCGTCTTGGTGCTGGCGACGTGCTCTTCGTCGTCCGCGGCGACGCCGCCGTCCGCACCCCGGTGCGGCTCGGCATCGCCAACTTCGCCCAGCAAGAGATCCTGGAAGGGCTCGCCGAAGGTGACGAGGTGGTGATCTCCGACATGTCGGAGTACGCCCACGTCAAGGAAGTCAAACTGCGCTGAGGTGCGTGAAGCAGAAGACGCTGATCGGCGCGCAGGAGGTAGAAGCAGTGATGATGCAAACGGGAATGGATCGCAGTACGGCGGTGGCGCCAGGCACAGCGACGATGCTGCGGCTGGACGGCGTGAGCAAGGTGTACCGTACCGAGCGCATCGAAACCGTGGCGCTGAACGACATCCGGCTCGAAGTGCGCGACGGCGAGTTCCTCGCGGTCATGGGGCCTTCGGGTTGCGGCAAGAGCACGATGCTGAACATCATGGGGCTCCTGGACGCGCCCTCGGCCGGCACGGTGGAGCTGGACGGACGGCCGGTGCAGCGCTACGGCGACGCCGCCCTCGCCCGGCTGCGCAACGAGTCCATCGGTTTCATCTTCCAGACCTTCCACCTCATCAGCGATCTCGACGTGCTCGACAACGTCGAGTTGCCGCTTCTCTACCGCCGCGGCCTCGCAACGTCGCGCCGCGCCGCCGCCCGGCAGGCGCTGGAACGCGTGGGCCTGGGGGCGCGGCTGCACCACTTTCCCACTCAGCTCTCGGGCGGGCAGCAGCAGCGGGTCGCCATCGCTCGCGCCATCGTCGGCCGGCCGAAGCTGCTGCTGGCCGACGAGCCCACGGGCAACCTGGACAGCCAGATGGGCGACGAGATCGTCCAGATCCTCGACGGATTGCATCGCGAGGGCACGACGATCGTCATGGTGACCCACGATCCCCGGCTCGCCGCGCGCACGGACCGCACCATCCGGCTCTTCGACGGCCGGCAAGTGGCTTGAGGAGGTTGCCATGTGGTCGCACACCACGAAGCTGGCTCTGAAGGTCCTCTGGCGGCGCAAGGTGTTCACCTGCATCAGCCTGTTCGGCATCGGCTTCACCCTCGTCGTGCTCATGGTGGTGGCGGCGATCATCGATCATCTCCTCGCCCCCATGGCGCCGGAGAGCCGGCTGCCGCGCATTCTCAATGTCGCCTACATCTCCCTCGAAGGGGACGAGAGCCGCTCCAACGGCGGCGCCGGGTACGGCTTCCTCGACCGCTACGTGCGCGACTTGCCCGGGGTCGAGCGCATGGCCATCGTCTCGGAGCCGCAAGACGTGAACGGCTTCGTGAACGGTGAAAAGATCCTTTCCAAGCTGCGCTACGCCGACGACGAGTATTGGCAGGTGCTCGATTTTCAGTTCGTCGAGGGAGCGCCCTATGGCGCCGAGGACGAGAAGGGTGCCAACCAGGTCGCGGTCATCACAGAAAGCACGCGGCGCAAGTACTTCGGCGACGCCCCCGCCCTGGGGCAGATGTTGGACGCCGGCGGGACCCACTATCGGGTGGTGGGCGTGGTGCGGGATGTTCCGCACTATCGGCTCGCTGCCACCGCCGACCTCTGGGTGCCGGTGAGCACCAACCGCATCCCCAACTATAGGGAGCAGCTGCGCGGTGCCTTCATGGGGCTGCTGCTCGCCCGCAGCCGCCGGGATTTTCCGGCCATCCGCGCCGAGTTCGCTTCCCGGTTGCAACGAGTCGAGTTGCCCAGCGACCAATTCAAGGTGATCCGCGGCGTGCCCATGACGCGGTTCCAAGAGCTCGCGCGCCAGGTGGTCTACTCCGAACCGGAGAAGCCGGCCACGGTCCGCGTCTCCGGGATCATCGCGGGCGGGGCCCTCCTCTTCATGCTCCTCCCGGCGATCAACCTGGTGAATATCAATGTGAGCCGGATCTTCGAACGCTCGTCCGAGATCGGCGTGCGCAAGGCCTTCGGCGCCTCGTCGGCCCATCTGGTCGGGCAATTCGTTTTCGAGAACGTCGTCCTCTGTTTGGTCGGCGGTGCCATCGGTCTCCTCGGCGCGGTGCTGGTGCTGGGCTGGATCAACGGCAGCGGCTTGATCCCGCATGCGGACCTGCATTTGAACCTGCGCGTCTTCGGTTACGGATTCGGGCTCGCCGTTTTCTTCGGCTGCTTCTCCGGTGCCTATCCCGCCTGGCGGATGGCCCGGTTGCACCCGGTGGCCGCCTTGAGAGGAGAGACACGATGATCGCCCACCTCTTCCGCCTCATCTGGAACCGGAAGCGCTCCCAGGGTCTGGTGCTGGGAGAGATTCTCGTGTCCTTCCTGGTGCTCTGCATGGTGTGCACGACGATCGCTTACTTCGTCCACAACGCGCGCAAGCCGCTCGGGTTCGACTGGCACGATGTCTGGCGCGTGCGCATGGACTTCGGCGAATACCAGACCGTCAGCGAGCAGGAGCGACAGGCGGTGTGGGAACGCCTCCTCAGGTTGCAGCAGGAAGCGCGCGCCCTGGAAGGCGTCGAAGCCGCAGCCCTCATGAACAATGTCCCGTACTCCGGCAGCACGTCCAGCTGGTCGATGAAGGTGCTCGGGCGCGACCTGGACATGCTCTTCGGCGTCGCCGGGCAGGAGGCACCCGAGGTGCTGCGCTTGGATCTCGTCGACGGGCACTGGTTCGTTCCCGGTGACGAGAATCAAGACTGGGTGCCTCTGGTGATCAATCGCGACATGGCCAAGGCGTTCTTCGGAGAGAGGAGCCCAGTGGGCCAGTCCTTGCCGCGCTTCGATGACGCTGGCCAGCCCCAGGCGCGTGACGAGGGCGAACCGGACTACCGCGTGATCGGCGTGATCTCGGACTACCGGCGGGACGGCGAGCTGTCGGCTTCGCCGCTCGTCTCCTTCACCCCGGTGCGCGTCGGCGCGAAGCAATGGCCACCGGACCGCCTGCTGATCCGCACCCGTCCCGGCACGACGGCGGCGTTCGAGGAGACGCTTTCCCGCCGGATGCACGAGCTGGCACCGGATTGGGCCTTCGACGTGCGCTCCATGGCCTCCAAGCGTCATGATGCGCTCCGCTCGCGCCTCATGCCGCTCCTCATCGGGGGGACGGCGGCGGCGTTCCTCCTGGTCATGGTCGCCATGGGTCTCATGGGCGTGCTGTGGCTCAACGTGACGCGCCGCACCCGCGAGCTCGGTCTGCGCCGGGCCATGGGCGCCACGGCTTCCGGTGTGCGCCTGCAGATCCTGGGCGAGCTCCTGGCGCTCACCACGCTGGCGGTGCTCCTGGGCGCGCTGGTGTTCCTGCAGGCGCCGCTGCTCGGCATCGCCGGCTGGGTGGGCTGGCAGGTGTACGCTGTGGGCATTGTCGGTTCGCTCCTGATCCTCTATACCTTGGTCGTCCTCTGCGGCCTGTATCCCAGCTGGCTCGCGACGCGGGTGCACCCCGCGGAAGCCCTGCATTACGAGTGAGGGCGGCGCCCAGGAAGCAAGGATCCGTGCAGACGATGATCCTCGTCATCGACGACGACTATTCGGTGACCGCGTCTCTCGGGCTGCTCCTGCGCCAGGCGGGGCACACGACGCTGGCAGCGGCGACGCCGGCAGAGGCACTGGCGCAGGTGACACGCCCCGAAGTGCGCCTCGTCCTCCAGGACATGAACTTCTCCCGCCGCACGAGCGGCGAGGAGGGCCTGGAGCTGCTGCGCCAGCTCAAGGCGCGGCGGCCCGACGTGCCGGTGATCCTCATCACCGCCTGGGGCTCCATCGCCCTCGCCGTGGAGGGCATGAAAACCGGCGCCGCCGACTTCATCACCAAACCGTGGAGCAACGAGCAGATTCTCCAGTCGGTGCAGACGGCGCTCGGTCTCGCCGAGGCGTCGGAGGCGGCGCGCACTGGAACAGCGAGCCGCGAGAGGCTGGAGGCCAAGTACGACCTCCGTGGCGTCGTCGGCCGCGACCCGGCTTTCCTGCGCGTCCTCGACCTCGTCTGCCGCGTGAGCGGCACCGACGCTTCGGTATTGGTGACGGGAGAAAGCGGCACGGGCAAGGAAGTGATCGCGGAGATCATCCACCGCAACAGCAAGCGCCACGCCGGCCCGCTGGTGAAGGTGAATCTCGGTGGCATCCCGCCGGCGCTCTTCGAGAGCGAGATGTTCGGCCATGTGCGCGGTGCCTTCACCGATGCCCACCGCGATCGCGAGGGTCGGTTCGCCGCGGCGAGCCGCGGCACCATCTTTCTCGACGAGATCGGCGAGCTCGATCCGGGCTGCCAGGTGAAGCTGCTGCGCGTGCTGCAGGACCGCGGTTACGAAGTGCTGGGGACGAGCGAGACGCGCATTCTCGACGTGCGTGTCGTGGCGGCGACGAACCGCGACCTGGCTGCCGCAGTAGCGGCGGGACGTTTTCGTGAGGACTTGCTCTACCGCGTGAATCTGATCGGCGCGCACCTGCCCTCGCTGGCAGAACGCCGGGGCGACATCCCTC
This window encodes:
- a CDS encoding amidohydrolase family protein, with the protein product RGLAVAPGFINMLSWATESLIADGRAQSDIRQGVTLEIFGEGWSMGPLNETMKKEVVEEQGDIKYDVTWTTLGEYLESLVQRGISPNVASFVGATTVRIHVLGHEDRPPTPAELVTMQELVRQAMREGALGVGSSLIYAPAFYAKTEELVALAQAAGESGGMYISHLRSEGNRLLEAVDEIIRIAREAHVPAEIYHLKAAGRENWGKLDEVVQRLEKGRAEGLRLTADMYTYTAGATGLDAAMPPWTKEGGHKAWVARLRDPALRARIGREMLTPTDAWENFFLAAGPEQMLLVAFKNDALKPLTGKTLAEVAAARGKSPEETAMDLVVEDDSRVGTIYFLMSEENVRQELALSWVSFGSDEAAPANEGVFLLSNPHPRAYGNFARLLGKYVRDEKVVPLEAAIRRLTALPAANLGLRRRGSLQPGFLADIVVFDPASIADHATFEKPHQYATGMRHVFVNGVQVLAGGEHTGAKPGRVVRGQGWRPAS
- a CDS encoding class I SAM-dependent methyltransferase; translated protein: MSDHTRLGTGVVRSFQYSKEFEQLITELAQEKASWPNRPLYLAANLGGPGSRLVEFATKTVPEIEFHCGTLERQTVLDFGCGTGATTVALAERCPQVLAFDIDAKRVEICKRRLEEHGLAARVRFVAGVDVADLQQEMEGLALDLVLLNGVLEHVPLTRHGLRRRILRTLFEMLRPRGHLFINDTPNRLIPVDQHTTQLWWIPWTRPGSEWAFRHAFRKGRLGSEPPSGGPREMEEAGAWGATYWEITGYLEGLPWECLNVRAGHDRHIRCRPAGCNRKRDLFEALLYPWAVRLGRVPLTAFTPDLTNLVIRKREGRAG
- a CDS encoding efflux RND transporter periplasmic adaptor subunit, coding for MDRPIDPRVRRSRRLRLALRVVGVVLGLAVLALLLAGWARPSVRRQGIRTAVVARGPLEATVTASGTVVPEHEQVLSSPLDTRLLEVLVPPGTAVQQGQALVRLDVGEATLALEKLGEQIALKHVESQSESIATRQTLTDLQAQRDIRKLEVESASLTVERNQALFDKGIVSGNDLRAAQMELEKARLELRRLEENVQQTGRASAARLHKLELERSILGKERDEAARLLELATARADRDGVLTYVLQDEGASVHRGDVIARVADLGSFRIETRVPDVRATSLATGMAARVALGDTILDGQVSRILPEVENGTITVLVDLMQRTHAGLRPNRRVDVHLVTARTEGTLCVARGPVVRLGAGDVLFVVRGDAAVRTPVRLGIANFAQQEILEGLAEGDEVVISDMSEYAHVKEVKLR
- a CDS encoding ABC transporter ATP-binding protein; protein product: MLRLDGVSKVYRTERIETVALNDIRLEVRDGEFLAVMGPSGCGKSTMLNIMGLLDAPSAGTVELDGRPVQRYGDAALARLRNESIGFIFQTFHLISDLDVLDNVELPLLYRRGLATSRRAAARQALERVGLGARLHHFPTQLSGGQQQRVAIARAIVGRPKLLLADEPTGNLDSQMGDEIVQILDGLHREGTTIVMVTHDPRLAARTDRTIRLFDGRQVA
- a CDS encoding FtsX-like permease family protein — protein: MWSHTTKLALKVLWRRKVFTCISLFGIGFTLVVLMVVAAIIDHLLAPMAPESRLPRILNVAYISLEGDESRSNGGAGYGFLDRYVRDLPGVERMAIVSEPQDVNGFVNGEKILSKLRYADDEYWQVLDFQFVEGAPYGAEDEKGANQVAVITESTRRKYFGDAPALGQMLDAGGTHYRVVGVVRDVPHYRLAATADLWVPVSTNRIPNYREQLRGAFMGLLLARSRRDFPAIRAEFASRLQRVELPSDQFKVIRGVPMTRFQELARQVVYSEPEKPATVRVSGIIAGGALLFMLLPAINLVNINVSRIFERSSEIGVRKAFGASSAHLVGQFVFENVVLCLVGGAIGLLGAVLVLGWINGSGLIPHADLHLNLRVFGYGFGLAVFFGCFSGAYPAWRMARLHPVAALRGETR
- a CDS encoding FtsX-like permease family protein, translated to MIAHLFRLIWNRKRSQGLVLGEILVSFLVLCMVCTTIAYFVHNARKPLGFDWHDVWRVRMDFGEYQTVSEQERQAVWERLLRLQQEARALEGVEAAALMNNVPYSGSTSSWSMKVLGRDLDMLFGVAGQEAPEVLRLDLVDGHWFVPGDENQDWVPLVINRDMAKAFFGERSPVGQSLPRFDDAGQPQARDEGEPDYRVIGVISDYRRDGELSASPLVSFTPVRVGAKQWPPDRLLIRTRPGTTAAFEETLSRRMHELAPDWAFDVRSMASKRHDALRSRLMPLLIGGTAAAFLLVMVAMGLMGVLWLNVTRRTRELGLRRAMGATASGVRLQILGELLALTTLAVLLGALVFLQAPLLGIAGWVGWQVYAVGIVGSLLILYTLVVLCGLYPSWLATRVHPAEALHYE
- a CDS encoding sigma-54 dependent transcriptional regulator; amino-acid sequence: MILVIDDDYSVTASLGLLLRQAGHTTLAAATPAEALAQVTRPEVRLVLQDMNFSRRTSGEEGLELLRQLKARRPDVPVILITAWGSIALAVEGMKTGAADFITKPWSNEQILQSVQTALGLAEASEAARTGTASRERLEAKYDLRGVVGRDPAFLRVLDLVCRVSGTDASVLVTGESGTGKEVIAEIIHRNSKRHAGPLVKVNLGGIPPALFESEMFGHVRGAFTDAHRDREGRFAAASRGTIFLDEIGELDPGCQVKLLRVLQDRGYEVLGTSETRILDVRVVAATNRDLAAAVAAGRFREDLLYRVNLIGAHLPSLAERRGDIPLLAAHLLAEIGRIHGRKDLLLGEDALAWLQAADWPGNVRQLRQHLERAALLSDEMPLEPRHFLQVREMDAFLAESEGKSVESLPAVGSMTLEEIERAMILKSLRHHGGNVSRVAEALGMSRAALYRRLEKYGIRT